Part of the Bacillus sp. THAF10 genome is shown below.
ATTTTTAACGGCAGAGGAAAAAACATACATAGCCGAAGTAACGATTGGGACCTCGACTACAACAGAAGACCAAACTGGTGATATCGTAGAAGAGAAGAGAGTAGAAAAACCATTTTCCAACGAAGAAATTTTAGCAGTACTTAATAGATTGACTGGTGAAATTGAGCAGACGCCACCAATGTATTCTGCAGTAAAGATTAATGGAAAAAAACTCTATGAATATGCTCGTGAAGGCAAAATAATTGATAGGCCTACAAGAAAAATAACCATTCATGATATTTTTCTCACAAGTGAAATGGAGTACAAAAAAGAATCCAAAGAGGTCACTTTTTCATTTCAAGTAAGATGCAGCAAGGGAACATATGTGAGAACGCTTGCCGTACAAATAGGGGAAATGCTTGGCTATCCTGCTCATATGTCCTCTTTACAACGAGTATCATCTGGAAATTTCACCTTAGCTCAAGCGATATCTCTAGAAGATTTGCAAGCTCTTAAAGAAGAAGAAAGAGTAGAAGAGATTTTGCTTCCAATGGAACACGCATTAATCTCATTGCCTAAGCTGGAAATTAGTGATAAAGTAGCAGAGAAAGTGAAAAATGGTGCGGTACTGCCACTTCCAGACGATTTTATTCATGATGAGGAGTTGTTTACTATTTTTCATCATGGAAAATGCTTAGCTGTTTACATGAAACACCCGGAGAAGACAGGGCTAATGAAGCCAAAGAAAGTCTTCCATCTATAACACTTCATTCTTACAGTTTTACTATAATGATTTAGGTGATAACAATGAACGTAATCTATTTAGAGCACCCACACACGAGGAAAAAAGAAGCATGTGCCCCATCTGTTGTTGCACTCGGTTTTTTTGACGGAATCCATCTTGGGCATCAGAAGGTGATTGCTGGTGCCAAGAGAAAAGCGGAAGAAATGGGCCTCGAATGTGCCGTCATGACGTTAGACCCCCACCCTTCTGTTGTTTTACGTAGAGAGGTTCAGCATATTCGATACATAACCCCTCTTAAAGAGAAAATCAGATTGCTCACATCACTCGGTGTAGACACGTTATATGTAGTCAAGTTTGACTTGCATTTTGCTTCTCTAGTACCGCAGGATTTTGTCGATCAATATATCATCGGTTTAAACATTAAGCATGTGGTTGCAGGGTTTGACTATTCTTATGGAAGTCTTGGAAAAGGAACGATGGAAACTCTTCCTTTTCACTCAAGAGATCAGTTTGAACAAACCATCATTCAAAAATATACAACTAACAACTTAAAGGTGAGCTCTACTTTTATCCGAGAGCAATTAAAGGATGGAGTGGTTCACGAGCTTCCTCAGACCCTTGGGCGGTTGTATCAGGTAAGAGGAATCGTTGGACACGGCGAGAAAAGGGGACGTACCATTGGGTTTCCAACCGCCAATGTAGTTCTCAACGACGAATATATTATTCCAAAGACTGGAGTATATGCCGTTCAAATGCGAGTTAAAGGGAATTGGCAGAACGGGGTATGTAATATCGGCTATAAACCGACTTTTCATCATAAGAAAGAAGACGCACCACCTTCAATAGAGGTACATCTCCTCGATTTCCATGATGTGATTTATGAGGAAGAAGTAGTAATTGAATGGCATCAAAAGCTTCGAGACGAAAAGAAATTTTCTGGTGTTGATGCACTTGTCGACCAAATAAAAAAGGACAAGTCTCAAGCAGAGGAGTATTTTCAAAAAAAACCGCATGATACTTGCTTTTTACGGTAAAAAGATGTATGCTATAAAACGTACCAAAACCATTGCTTGGCAAGTCGAATCACCAACGCTTGCTCGGTAATAGGGGTTTTTAATATTAAGGAGGTGAATAGGATGGCTATTACACAAGAGCGTAAACAAGAACTAATTAATGAGTTCAGAACTCACGAATCTGACACTGGATCTCCAGAAGTACAGATCGCTGTCCTAACAGAACAAATTAACAACTTGAACGATCATTTACGTACGCACAAAAAGGATCACCATTCACGTCGTGGTCTTTTGAAAATGGTTGGTAAACGTCGTAACTTACTAACTTACCTACGTAACAAAGACGTTACTCGTTACCGTGAACTAATTAACAAATTAGGTCTACGTCGATAAGTATTTCAGAAAAGCGGGAGAATTCCCGCTTTTTTGTTAGTTTTTTTCTTTATCATATGGTTTTCTATTGATATGTAACGGTAGTTTCGTCCATACTAGACATAACAGGAAAGTATGCATAGTATTTTTACATAAATAATTGATGATTTAATAATACATATGAAATGCAAGAGAGGGGTTTTGGAAACTCATGGGACAAGATAAACAAGTCTTTTCTATTGATTGGGCTGGCAGAGAACTTTCAGTAGAAATAGGACAATTAGCCAAACAAGCAAACGGTGCTGTAATGGTACGTTACGGAGACACCGCTGTACTTAGCACCGCAACAGCTTCAAAAGAGCCAAAAAAATTAGATTTCTTTCCATTAACTGTAAACTACGAAGAAAGACTTTACGCGGTAGGGAAAATTCCAGGTGGTTTTATTAAACGAGAAGGCCGTCCAAGTGAAAAAGCAATTCTTGCAAGTCGCTTAATCGATCGACCAATTCGTCCATTGTTTGCTGACGGATTTCGTAATGAAGTACAAGTCATCAGCATTGTTATGAGTGTAGATCAAAACTGTTCTTCTGAAATGGCAGCAATGTTTGGATCTTCCCTTGCTCTGTCTGTTTCTGACATTCCTTTTGAAGGGCCAATTGCTGGGGTAACAGTAGGAAGAATTGACAACGAGTTTGTCATTAACCCAAATGTAGAGCAACTGGAAAAGAGCGACATTAACCTTGTAGTAGCCGGAACAAAAGATGCCATCAACATGGTAGAAGCTGGTGCAGATGAAGTGCCAGAAGAAGTGATGTTAGAAGCAATCATGTTCGGTCATGAGGAAATCAAGCGCTTAATCGCTTTCCAAGAAGAAATTGTTCAAGCTATTGGAAAAGAGAAGACAGAAATAAAATTATATGAAGTAGATAAAACGCTTGAGCTTGAAATTCGTGCACTTGCTGAAGAGAAAATGACCAAAGCTGTGCAGGTTCACGAAAAGCATGCACGTGAAGCGGCAATTAAAGAAGTAAAAGAAGAAGTTATCGCACGTTATGAAGAACAAGAGTTAGAAGCTGACGTATTAAAACAAGTAAATGAAATTTTAAGCATGCTTGTAAAAGAAGAAGTGCGTCGTCTTATTACGGAAGATAAAGTACGTCCAGATGGTCGTAAGAGTGACGAAATCCGTCCTCTATCATCTGAGGTAGGACTTCTACCGCGTACACATGGTTCAGGTTTATTTACTCGAGGACAAACCCAAGCGTTAAGTATTTGTACCTTAGGTGCACTTGGAGATGTTCAAATCCTAGATGGTTTAGGAATTGAAGAGGAAAAACGCTTTATGCATCATTATAACTTCCCGCTATTTAGCGTAGGTGAAACAGGACCGATGAGAGGTCCTGGTCGACGTGAAATTGGGCATGGTGCACTAGGTGAAAGAGCTCTAGAACCTGTTATCCCTTCTGAAAAAGACTTTCCATATACAGTAAGACTAGTTTCAGAAGTACTTGAATCTAATGGTTCTACTTCACAGGCAAGTATTTGTGCTAGTACGCTGGCGATGATGGATGCAGGGGTACCAATCAAAGCACCTGTAGCAGGTATTGCGATGGGACTTATCAAAAAAGGTGAGCACTATACTGTTCTTACAGATATTCAAGGAATGGAAGATCACTTAGGGGATATGGACTTCAAAGTTGCTGGTACATCAAAAGGAGTAACGGCGCTGCAAATGGACATCAAAATTGAAGGCTTGTCTCGTGACATCTTGGAAGAGGCACTTCAACAAGCGAAAATCGGTAGAATTCAAATTCTCGATTCTATGCTTGCAACCTTAGCAGAATCGCGCAAGGAACTTTCTCCTTATGCTCCTAAAATCTTGATGATGAGCATTAATCCAGATAAGATTCGCGATGTAATCGGACCAAGTGGAAAACAAATTAATAAGATTATTGAAGAGACCGGAGTGAAAATTGATATCGAACAAGACGGTACAGTATTCATTTCTTCCATAGATATGGAAATGAACGAGAAAGCAAAGAAAATCATCGAAGATATCGTGCGTGAAGTACAAGTTGGAGAAATCTACCTTGGAAAAGTAAAACGTATTGAAAAGTTCGGTGCCTTTGTTGAACTGTTCAGCGGCAAAGATGGTCTTGTGCATATTTCGGAGCTTGCAGAAGAGAGAGTAAAGCAAGTGGAAGATATTGTGAAGCTTGGTGAAGAAGTACTTGTAAAAGTAATGGAAATT
Proteins encoded:
- the truB gene encoding tRNA pseudouridine(55) synthase TruB; the encoded protein is MVDGILILNKPRGLTSHDCVFKVRKILKTKKVGHTGTLDPEVTGVLPICIGRATKVVEFLTAEEKTYIAEVTIGTSTTTEDQTGDIVEEKRVEKPFSNEEILAVLNRLTGEIEQTPPMYSAVKINGKKLYEYAREGKIIDRPTRKITIHDIFLTSEMEYKKESKEVTFSFQVRCSKGTYVRTLAVQIGEMLGYPAHMSSLQRVSSGNFTLAQAISLEDLQALKEEERVEEILLPMEHALISLPKLEISDKVAEKVKNGAVLPLPDDFIHDEELFTIFHHGKCLAVYMKHPEKTGLMKPKKVFHL
- the ribF gene encoding bifunctional riboflavin kinase/FAD synthetase, which produces MNVIYLEHPHTRKKEACAPSVVALGFFDGIHLGHQKVIAGAKRKAEEMGLECAVMTLDPHPSVVLRREVQHIRYITPLKEKIRLLTSLGVDTLYVVKFDLHFASLVPQDFVDQYIIGLNIKHVVAGFDYSYGSLGKGTMETLPFHSRDQFEQTIIQKYTTNNLKVSSTFIREQLKDGVVHELPQTLGRLYQVRGIVGHGEKRGRTIGFPTANVVLNDEYIIPKTGVYAVQMRVKGNWQNGVCNIGYKPTFHHKKEDAPPSIEVHLLDFHDVIYEEEVVIEWHQKLRDEKKFSGVDALVDQIKKDKSQAEEYFQKKPHDTCFLR
- the rpsO gene encoding 30S ribosomal protein S15 produces the protein MAITQERKQELINEFRTHESDTGSPEVQIAVLTEQINNLNDHLRTHKKDHHSRRGLLKMVGKRRNLLTYLRNKDVTRYRELINKLGLRR
- the pnp gene encoding polyribonucleotide nucleotidyltransferase; this translates as MGQDKQVFSIDWAGRELSVEIGQLAKQANGAVMVRYGDTAVLSTATASKEPKKLDFFPLTVNYEERLYAVGKIPGGFIKREGRPSEKAILASRLIDRPIRPLFADGFRNEVQVISIVMSVDQNCSSEMAAMFGSSLALSVSDIPFEGPIAGVTVGRIDNEFVINPNVEQLEKSDINLVVAGTKDAINMVEAGADEVPEEVMLEAIMFGHEEIKRLIAFQEEIVQAIGKEKTEIKLYEVDKTLELEIRALAEEKMTKAVQVHEKHAREAAIKEVKEEVIARYEEQELEADVLKQVNEILSMLVKEEVRRLITEDKVRPDGRKSDEIRPLSSEVGLLPRTHGSGLFTRGQTQALSICTLGALGDVQILDGLGIEEEKRFMHHYNFPLFSVGETGPMRGPGRREIGHGALGERALEPVIPSEKDFPYTVRLVSEVLESNGSTSQASICASTLAMMDAGVPIKAPVAGIAMGLIKKGEHYTVLTDIQGMEDHLGDMDFKVAGTSKGVTALQMDIKIEGLSRDILEEALQQAKIGRIQILDSMLATLAESRKELSPYAPKILMMSINPDKIRDVIGPSGKQINKIIEETGVKIDIEQDGTVFISSIDMEMNEKAKKIIEDIVREVQVGEIYLGKVKRIEKFGAFVELFSGKDGLVHISELAEERVKQVEDIVKLGEEVLVKVMEIDKQGRVNLSRKVLLKEKKEKNEQMS